In Coleofasciculus chthonoplastes PCC 7420, the sequence GCAATTGAATATGCCCGTACCCAAAAAATTCCTTTCCTGGGTTTATGCTTGGGAATGCAGTGTTCTGTCATTGAATGGGCGCAAAATATTGCCCTGCTTGAAGATGCTCATAGTGCTGAGTTTGTCCCCAATGCTCGGAATCCCGTGATTAACTTGTTGCCCGAACAGCAGGATGTTGTGGACTTAGGGGGTACGATGCGCTTAGGGATGTGTCCTTGTCGGATTCTGCCCAATACCTTAGCTGCTTCACTCTATGAGGAGGAGGTGATTTATGAACGTCACCGACATCGCTATGAATTTAATAATGCCTATCGTAACCTGCTTTTAGACACAGGTTATATGATTAGTGGCACATCCCCCGATGGTCGCTTAGTGGAAATCATTGAATACCCCGATCATCCATTTTTCCTGGCGACTCAGTTTCACCCAGAGTTTAGCTCTCGACCGAGTACGCCCCACCCCTTGTTTAAAGGATTTGTGCAAGCTGCGATCGAGCAATGCCAGAGTGAAGATGCAATTTCTCCAACCAATGCTTCCATTATCCAGCAATCCCCAGTGCAGGTATCGTGACCTAGAGATTTGAATTTTGAGTTATGAGTTTACCCAAATTATCCACAACTCATAACTCAAAGCTCGCAATAGCTTGAGGAGGTTTTGTGGCGTACTGGATACAAATTGATTATGAACGCAGTGATTATGTGATTGACTTAGATCGCATCAGTGCGTTTGCCTGCGCTCCCAACGGCAAAATTATCTTCTGGTTGCCGAATAGTGCCCACCAGATTATCATTAATCAGCAAGGTGATCCAGAGGGGTATCATCAAGTTTTGGAGTATATTAAACAAGTCTGTGCTCATTCCCTAGCTGGATCTTGGATTCAAGTTAGATATGAGCGCAGTGATTATGTAATTGATCTAAACCGCATCAGTAGCTTTTCTCACGCGGCGAGTGGCAAGTTAACCTTTTGGTTACCCGATAGTTCAATTCCGATTATTATTAATGAGCAAACTGATCCAGAGAGTTATCAGAAGATTCTAGATTATATTAAACGTAAAACAGGTTATGTTATTTCTTAGAAAGTTAAATTGGAGCGGGTTTAGTCAAATCGGGGCTGGCTCAGAAACGATAGTGGTAAAACACGCCCCTACAGATCCGCATTCCGTGAACGAAGAAGGGTGAAGACGCACCATGGAACGCCTCTACATAGCTCCGGGAGCTGTAGCTTAAGTTGACACAGATGGCGGACAAGAGACTTGCACTAAGTAGGGCTTGCTGAGCCTTGATTGATAAGGGTTTCCAGTTTGTACAGCAAGCCCTAATTATTGGTCTGTTATGAATTCCAATCCCACATCACGGGATTATCGTCCAGGGGATCAGTAACAATACGTCCGATCGCGTCAATTTCTTGCAGTTCTTCTTGAGATAACTTCACCTCAGCCGCCTTAGCATTACTAGAGGATTGTCCCTCATGACGCGCTCCCGCGATCGCATTCGTTTGCGGTTGGGCAATTAACCAAGCTAAGGATAATTGAGCCAGACTACAATTATGACGTTCGGCAATTGGGCGCAGTTTATCTAAAGCTTGCTGCGCTCGTTTATAGTTGTCTCCTTGAAACAGACGATTTTTGGCACGATGATCGCCTTCTCTTAATTGATGATCGGGTCCAAATTTACCTGTGAGCAATCCTTGGGCGAGGGATGAGTATGCCAAGATTGAGATATTATTCTCAATGCAGTAGGGTTGGGCATCCTGCTCGACTTTACGCCAAAACAAGGAATAAGGCGGTTGTAAGCTGTCAATCTTCCCATACTGAGCTGCTTCTTCTAACTGAGCGTGGGAGAAATTCGATACACCAATTGCCCGAATTTTGCCTTGTTCCTTCAACTTGTTCAAGGCGCTCATTGTTTCCTCAAGTGGTACTACCTCAGTATTAAATGTTCCGGGGGGCCAATGAATTTGGTATAAGTCGATATAGTCCGTCTGGAGATTTTTCAGAGAGCGATCGCAGGCTTCGATAACTTTATCGTGTTTCAGATTCCCCACCCACACTTTGGACGCATAAACCACCTGATCGCGCACCTCGGATAATGCCTGGGCAACAATCTGCTCCGAATGCCCATTACCATAGATTTCTGCGGTATCCACCGTCGTGATACCCGCGTCAAAAGCGGCTCGGATGGCTTTAATCGTTTCCGCATCTTCAATCCCCACCCAGTGGGTTTTACCCGCCTGCCAGGTGCCCATGATAATCGGTGTGATTTTGATATCGGAAGTTCCTAAAGGTCGCGTTTCCATAACCAATTCCTGTGATTGTAGACAATTTTAACTCCAATTAGCCAAGGGATTAACCAATAAGCCAATCTCATCAAATCTTCTAAGCTTTGGCAGAGTCTTGGCGTCTATCCCAGGTACAATTAGTTGAAACCTCCAGATAGTAGGTTGCTGAAAACCTCTCAATACAAGGATATGGAAGATCATACCCGTAAAATTGCCTTAGTTACAGGTGCTAATAAAGGCTTAGGTTTTGAAATTAGTAAACAACTCGCCCAAAAAGGTATCCGCGTTATTCTGGGAGCCAGAGATGCCCACAAGGGGCGGGAAGCTTGCAAAAAACTGAAGCAAGAGGGATTAGACGTAGATTTCTGTCTTTTGGATGTGAACAGTCATGAGAGTATTGACAAAGCCGTTCGTTGGCTTAAACAAGAACTTGGTGAACTGCATATCCTCGTGAACAATGCCGGGGTGCTACTCGATAGAAAAACGTCTGTATTGGATGTAGATTTTGATACGTTCTCGCAAACCCTGCAAACAAATCTTTATGGCGCTTTTCTAATGTGTCAAGCTTGCATTCCTTTGATGAAAGAATCAAATTATGGTCGCATTGTCAATATGTCTAGTACCCTTGGTTCTTTTGCGGAAATGAGTGATCCAAGTTCGCCTTATTATGATATTCTCACTCCTACCTACAGACTATCTAAAACAGCTCTCAATGCGGTTACAGCTTTGTTTGCCAAGGAGTTGCGAGGAACCAATATTTTAATCAATTCGGCTTGTCCGGGTTGGGTGAAAACGGATATGGGTTCTGAAGCTGCACCGTTAAACATTGAGCAAGGTGCTGATACCCCTGTATGGCTGGCAACTTTACCCGATGATGGACCCACGGGTGGCTTTTTTAACCGTCGTCAGCCTATGGCTTGGTAAATAAAGTCGAGTAGAAAAGTAATGCGAATCCAGTGCAACCTTCCTACTTCCCTTCTGCCTTTTGCTTTGTCTC encodes:
- a CDS encoding aldo/keto reductase, with the translated sequence METRPLGTSDIKITPIIMGTWQAGKTHWVGIEDAETIKAIRAAFDAGITTVDTAEIYGNGHSEQIVAQALSEVRDQVVYASKVWVGNLKHDKVIEACDRSLKNLQTDYIDLYQIHWPPGTFNTEVVPLEETMSALNKLKEQGKIRAIGVSNFSHAQLEEAAQYGKIDSLQPPYSLFWRKVEQDAQPYCIENNISILAYSSLAQGLLTGKFGPDHQLREGDHRAKNRLFQGDNYKRAQQALDKLRPIAERHNCSLAQLSLAWLIAQPQTNAIAGARHEGQSSSNAKAAEVKLSQEELQEIDAIGRIVTDPLDDNPVMWDWNS
- a CDS encoding SDR family oxidoreductase; translation: MEDHTRKIALVTGANKGLGFEISKQLAQKGIRVILGARDAHKGREACKKLKQEGLDVDFCLLDVNSHESIDKAVRWLKQELGELHILVNNAGVLLDRKTSVLDVDFDTFSQTLQTNLYGAFLMCQACIPLMKESNYGRIVNMSSTLGSFAEMSDPSSPYYDILTPTYRLSKTALNAVTALFAKELRGTNILINSACPGWVKTDMGSEAAPLNIEQGADTPVWLATLPDDGPTGGFFNRRQPMAW